A single window of Synechococcus sp. CBW1004 DNA harbors:
- a CDS encoding alpha/beta fold hydrolase yields MPFITLGPVRVHYLQLIPESQGIGDVPDIVFIHGLGANLGFWYFNIAPAVSDFARVTMFDLRGHGRSSMPEHGYRMQDLAGDLEALLDHLEIGAPHLVGHSLGGAVMAEFAASHPDRAASLTFVDARLKLFQPTMTLADWPHWEAVKPVLDELGIVLKPEEGEISYQLLREIARLQWLAADRGEELMKRLSGSLLAGFTFTGAGGRRAAGQLLRLLESTTALAEMSKPDEKTLAQLKSIQCPVAAVYGAESQTLATHKALQDVWPDLNSWIIPNAGHFFPTTKPESLNTALREFYQNIL; encoded by the coding sequence GTGCCATTCATCACCCTTGGGCCAGTCAGAGTTCACTATTTGCAGCTCATCCCAGAAAGTCAAGGGATAGGGGACGTGCCCGATATCGTCTTTATTCATGGGTTAGGCGCCAACCTGGGCTTCTGGTATTTCAACATCGCGCCGGCTGTCAGTGACTTCGCTCGGGTCACGATGTTTGACCTGCGTGGACACGGGAGAAGCTCCATGCCGGAACATGGCTATCGGATGCAGGATCTCGCCGGTGATCTGGAAGCATTGCTTGATCATCTCGAGATTGGCGCACCGCATCTGGTTGGCCACAGCCTCGGTGGGGCCGTGATGGCTGAGTTCGCAGCAAGTCATCCTGATCGGGCTGCGAGCCTCACGTTCGTGGATGCCCGTCTCAAACTGTTCCAACCAACGATGACACTGGCTGACTGGCCCCACTGGGAAGCGGTGAAACCGGTGTTGGATGAACTGGGAATTGTCCTAAAACCTGAGGAAGGCGAAATCAGCTATCAACTGCTCCGTGAAATCGCAAGACTGCAATGGCTTGCGGCAGATCGAGGCGAAGAGTTGATGAAGCGATTGTCGGGGTCGTTACTGGCCGGCTTCACCTTCACGGGGGCAGGTGGACGGCGGGCTGCTGGTCAACTGCTGAGGTTGTTGGAGTCGACGACGGCGTTGGCAGAAATGAGCAAGCCAGATGAGAAGACACTTGCACAGCTGAAGTCGATTCAATGCCCGGTAGCCGCAGTTTACGGAGCTGAGTCACAAACGCTGGCGACACACAAGGCACTTCAGGACGTGTGGCCTGACCTGAACTCATGGATCATTCCCAATGCCGGACATTTCTTCCCCACAACAAAACCAGAGTCCTTGAATACGGCATTGCGTGAGTTCTATCAGAACATCCTCTGA
- a CDS encoding tetratricopeptide repeat protein, giving the protein MEFTTDIMALEPTLEENLLMGQALLQSRQLEAAVEEFQAALAKAPELAHIHLALGKIYSRKHDYEKAEEAFTNAARVDPLSAQPLLALARLHLHRGELDKAVEGFKAALAIDTRSDAAMVGLGKIALQCDQLQEAEMQLQKALEMVPELIEAKLPLAEVYRKARRWDDAIRLLEHVPAGSPQAPVVKPKQADLLLSCHRYDEARVVLERLRADYPLIIGTTGPAQLDMMTAFLATGNVEAAREAESTTTDFRRLAARQQRLKGVIQIREGDDQAAMDCFLGSWEIDEQIRADDQQQRRWEGSEGGGFLLENLARLQFSLDARPVVDLQDGRIVGWEARVNWQDQLKTMIQDQEFAKEMEGRRLSRPLGWWLMGAACRHLGSTLGSDGFVCIELTKQQLLDQTLCEQMSLAAGAFQLPVSVIIPGISNDVIDWSDTAWLENRAGMERLMIRLAVTAESAGSEQCRLVDQGNARLLRFSCSSILNDASMAGMLQQMHSEEVETLAFGIETDEAVNRLREMGVKYGIGPMYSIKQP; this is encoded by the coding sequence GTGGAGTTCACAACAGACATCATGGCGCTTGAGCCAACGCTCGAAGAAAACTTATTGATGGGCCAGGCGCTGCTGCAATCCAGGCAGCTGGAGGCGGCGGTTGAAGAATTTCAAGCAGCTCTTGCGAAGGCCCCTGAACTGGCACATATTCATCTTGCACTAGGCAAGATATACAGCCGCAAACACGACTACGAGAAAGCCGAGGAAGCATTCACCAATGCGGCACGGGTGGATCCTCTCTCGGCCCAGCCGCTGCTGGCTCTTGCTCGGCTGCATCTCCATCGTGGAGAGCTCGACAAAGCGGTTGAAGGCTTCAAGGCGGCGCTGGCGATCGACACAAGGTCAGATGCGGCCATGGTTGGACTGGGGAAGATCGCCTTGCAATGCGATCAACTCCAGGAAGCCGAGATGCAGCTTCAGAAGGCACTGGAAATGGTGCCCGAACTGATCGAGGCGAAATTGCCACTTGCCGAGGTCTACCGGAAAGCCAGACGCTGGGACGATGCGATCAGGCTGCTCGAACATGTGCCTGCGGGGAGTCCTCAGGCTCCAGTGGTGAAGCCGAAGCAGGCAGATCTGCTGCTGAGTTGCCATCGATACGATGAGGCACGCGTTGTACTGGAGCGACTACGAGCCGATTATCCGTTGATCATCGGGACAACGGGTCCGGCCCAACTTGATATGATGACGGCCTTTCTTGCTACGGGGAATGTAGAAGCGGCCAGGGAAGCCGAAAGCACAACAACCGACTTCCGGAGATTGGCTGCACGACAACAAAGACTGAAGGGAGTGATTCAAATCAGAGAGGGCGATGATCAGGCAGCCATGGACTGCTTCCTGGGATCCTGGGAAATCGACGAGCAGATCCGCGCAGACGACCAACAACAGCGACGCTGGGAGGGAAGTGAAGGCGGGGGATTCCTGCTGGAAAACCTCGCAAGACTGCAATTCAGCCTTGATGCACGACCGGTGGTTGACCTGCAGGATGGCCGGATCGTCGGATGGGAAGCCCGGGTGAACTGGCAGGATCAACTCAAAACCATGATCCAAGACCAGGAGTTCGCGAAAGAGATGGAAGGGAGGCGGTTGTCACGCCCTCTGGGCTGGTGGCTGATGGGAGCTGCATGCAGGCATCTCGGCAGCACACTCGGAAGCGATGGCTTTGTCTGCATTGAGCTGACAAAACAACAGCTGCTCGATCAGACACTCTGCGAACAGATGAGCCTGGCTGCGGGAGCATTCCAATTGCCGGTATCAGTCATCATCCCAGGCATCTCGAACGACGTGATCGATTGGTCTGACACGGCATGGCTGGAGAATCGGGCGGGGATGGAACGCCTCATGATCAGACTGGCTGTGACAGCCGAGTCGGCTGGCAGCGAACAATGCCGACTGGTTGATCAAGGAAATGCAAGGCTGCTTAGATTCTCGTGCAGCAGCATATTGAACGATGCCTCCATGGCTGGGATGTTGCAGCAAATGCACTCAGAAGAAGTGGAAACGCTGGCATTCGGCATTGAGACCGATGAGGCGGTCAACAGGTTGCGCGAGATGGGAGTCAAATACGGAATTGGCCCGATGTACAGCATCAAACAACCCTGA
- a CDS encoding phytanoyl-CoA dioxygenase family protein codes for MNTLESQLASEVRTRGFAGPFPACTPEEMQEIRSEIERDVLDSPSKIYGFPIGRDRHLDCRVIWDLFTLPTIASRLTEILGPDLLVWRSGFFYKPPGAPETAWHKAAVFTDFTDHPILEPPDSTGLYCLTAWMAIDEATIENGCVQLIPGTQNIKMKTSQQEVSMQSKEDEREFGAKKEGFFGYQFNYDLTEEHMRSVVNMECKPGEFFIFDQRTVHGSPPNNSSKRRLGINFRVITPDVKAYAHFLPEGKIEHYGNVYDLTKWGCVQYTGEDRFGLNKIVAPPEN; via the coding sequence ATGAACACACTGGAATCCCAGTTGGCGTCTGAAGTCCGGACCAGGGGGTTCGCAGGACCCTTTCCGGCCTGCACGCCTGAAGAGATGCAGGAGATCCGCAGCGAAATCGAACGGGACGTCCTCGATAGTCCCTCAAAAATCTACGGTTTTCCCATCGGTAGAGATCGCCATCTTGATTGCCGTGTCATCTGGGACCTGTTCACCCTGCCGACCATTGCGTCCAGGCTGACTGAAATCCTCGGACCTGATCTTCTGGTCTGGCGCTCAGGCTTTTTCTACAAGCCTCCTGGCGCGCCCGAAACGGCCTGGCACAAGGCTGCGGTGTTCACTGATTTCACCGACCATCCCATTCTCGAGCCGCCCGACTCAACCGGCCTTTACTGTCTCACGGCCTGGATGGCCATTGACGAGGCCACCATCGAGAATGGATGTGTACAGCTTATCCCTGGCACTCAGAACATCAAGATGAAGACTTCTCAGCAGGAGGTCTCCATGCAGAGCAAAGAGGATGAGCGTGAGTTCGGAGCCAAGAAGGAGGGTTTCTTCGGCTACCAGTTCAACTACGATCTCACTGAGGAGCACATGCGTTCCGTGGTGAACATGGAGTGCAAGCCAGGCGAGTTCTTCATCTTTGATCAGCGCACAGTCCATGGCTCTCCGCCTAATAATTCCAGCAAGCGGCGCCTCGGCATCAACTTCCGCGTCATCACTCCTGATGTCAAGGCCTATGCCCATTTCCTGCCGGAAGGCAAGATCGAGCATTATGGCAATGTCTACGATCTCACAAAATGGGGCTGTGTTCAGTATACAGGAGAGGATCGTTTCGGCCTCAATAAGATTGTAGCGCCCCCAGAGAACTGA
- a CDS encoding type I polyketide synthase: MPESPLDGMARQWMASVNGQEALLLGERLGQGCRVLSRPGLSPVEALRAQSEELEIADLDASERSSRWRRCVDRLVGWRSVQECAWPVGQSIGLAAPLLRHHRTTGRLIRALHVETERALRIAAERQPLAAGSELALSHGTTYPIVQGPMTRVSDSAGFAEQVALAGGLPMLALALMQGSGVRALLAETRDRLQGRPWGVGVLGFVPQQLRAEQMEVVREFRPPFALIAGGRPDQALQLEAEGIATYLHVPTASLLELFLEQGARRFVFEGRECGGHVGPLSSFVLWESAIAALLEGLQPEQAHELHILFAGGIHDARSASMVAALAAPLVLRGVKVGVLLGTAYLFTQECVSSGAIAQSFQDVALACTETINLETGPGHASRCAITPFATEFYETQRSLRRERRSPEDIKNSLEDLTLGRLRVASKGVVRQGGELQAVAGERQLREGMYMLGQVATLRSEVTTVSSLHADISGGSSERLARAARWLPAELGPESPPPLEDIAIIGIGTLLPEAQVPAGFWRNIVAQSSALREIPANRWDWRLYYDSDRDARDRIYSRWGGFLDDVTFDPMDFGIPPRSMRSIEPMQLLTLEVVRRALLDADCGPDSDFDREHTSVILGAGGGVGDLGQQYAVRTGLPLVVEQPDPRAWERLPEWDEESFPGLLLNVAAGRVANRFDLGGSNYIVDAACASSLAALSLAVKELQSGRSNLAIAGGVDTVQNPLAYMCFSKTQALSPSGVPRPFDSNAEGITIAEGLAVVVLKRRRDAERDGDRIYAIIKAVEGSSDGRGLGMTAPRSEGQQRAVQRACAWAQVPAQTLGLYEAHGTGTMAGDRAELETINTILSDAGAAANACVVGSVKALIGHTKATAGIAGVIKAALSLYHAVRPGHAAAQSPLAPLRDPGSPVCLLPEARPWLDSGHPRRAGVSAFGFGGTNFHAVLEEYRNTVPAPVGADLWPQELLVWRSRSIQALTTALHALSQALQAGATPRLCDLAHTCAGQFEAAAGEVTLAIVASDLPELQASLAAVLAHLDGSSSAPLAPTIQFNPHTPAAAPGLAFLFPGQGSQYPGMATSPSLYFPEFRRALVRADREFEGQFPQPLSQYIFPPGAYDQEALAAQKQQLSDTRVAQPALGAIELGYLAFVRRLGISASAVCGHSFGEYAALHAAGVLAPDAFLRLSSDRGRIMAAASSATPGGMAVIQAPPELVLEVLAGRADVVIANRNAPAQTVISGDRGQIQDLIEQFTQRSIPAFLLPVSGAFHSPLMASASADLAAVIAEASLATARIPVFSNTTCDPYPEDIEAIRAQLAQHVVSPVNFVGQIEALHASGITVFLELGPRNVLADLTDQILSGRPATVVSLDRRAPGLSGLFTGLAQLLVAGVPLKPSELHRGRAVRSLNLNRLLESTGPRPLPATAWLIDGGSARPHAEPASGRTGLRPKLTLEETQAARAGTGSGASAPGPGLPTTPPALQPPGPLVPQAGPAASPLIPEERPPSPAPIQITLTPVTRSTLSAMHPSNGLSQPGASSLPPIRNPGDVSAVGLPAMSGDARLAGLQSHQETMRQFLASQERVMSHFLGGTPAAVPISTAPSAVPIAAAVPPTRPARAVEARPSPPVFAAPAPVHSAPRPAAPPPAAPSVEPVVAAAAAVPVAAPEPAAPAAAVSATAPELDRARIAQLLLELVSDRTGYPTDMLGLDKDIEADLGIDSIKRVEVLGNLRKSLPDVLAPVMQGQMETLSRLKTLDGIIDRVVELAQEAGCLGKPSAAASPSDWLPRFQMQAVHAPRGREAVPLRGVCLLTEDQLGVADRLAGSLETRGATVVRLSVSTLAEPSMLTAAVEAARRQGPIAAVVHLAPLQFDAPADLAEWTAQTRLASVALFQLLQLCAADLQAVEGARLLSVSGFGGQFGRSAAATRCSAAAGGQTGLLKTLAQEWPDVCCRVVDCDPTVPSERLSEQLLAELECLQGPVEIGLQGEERLAFQTVSTPLAAPVEAAAAPLVPAADWVVLATGGHRGITAETLKSITVPGMTLVIVGRTPEPGPEAASTAGLSDRSDLRRTLLEQARSQGDTPSPVAIERQLNALLAAREIRANLAHFRQTCHVDYRSLDVTDGAALDVLITDLQARYGRLDAVIQGAGAIADKLLVDKNPQAFEQVFDTKTVSAFVLQKSLRFESLKLLVFFSSVAGRYGSRGQSDYAAANEILNRLAWQLHWQHPGTRIVAINWGPWDSTGMASEEVKRQFRERGIIPIPLPEGCDYFRQELLLGSFDAVEVIAGEGPWSSIDPVGCPAQEMPRQHQGETPLLQEAPSVQPDSRMGAEWQLDPRQPFLADHRIDGTPVLAAAVAAEALAEFVHAAWPEYALRGLRDVRVLSGVTVPPEGVSVRLLARASSHADPMDLEVLAEMIDPVSRRFHYRSVVHLSQRPAAPPADLWEPLTGTRCDAGQAYREFLFHGPCYQRIVSIDAISPDGIDAMCSVSSPAAFLSSLQSGAEWLLDPGLIDVVPQLAIVWARALHDTTPLPSRIGQLTRFRPPASEHLLAQLRIDRFDGSGISYRARLSDRQGVCFELTDFEGSCSQALNRLAQQPVAGPS; this comes from the coding sequence ATGCCGGAGTCCCCTCTCGATGGGATGGCCCGTCAGTGGATGGCCTCCGTCAATGGCCAGGAGGCCCTCCTGCTCGGGGAACGACTGGGGCAGGGGTGTCGGGTGTTGTCCCGTCCTGGCCTCAGCCCCGTCGAAGCTCTTCGTGCCCAGTCCGAGGAGCTCGAGATCGCCGATCTGGATGCGTCCGAGCGTTCGTCACGCTGGCGGCGGTGTGTCGACCGTCTGGTCGGATGGCGGTCTGTGCAGGAGTGTGCCTGGCCTGTGGGTCAGAGCATCGGCCTGGCCGCCCCCTTGCTGCGGCACCACCGCACGACAGGCCGCCTCATCCGTGCTCTGCACGTTGAGACGGAACGCGCGCTGCGGATCGCCGCCGAACGTCAGCCACTCGCTGCTGGATCAGAGCTGGCGCTGTCCCACGGCACCACCTACCCCATCGTCCAGGGGCCGATGACGCGGGTCAGCGATTCGGCCGGCTTCGCTGAACAGGTGGCCCTGGCCGGTGGCCTGCCGATGCTGGCACTCGCCCTGATGCAGGGATCGGGTGTCAGGGCGCTGCTCGCCGAGACCCGTGACCGACTGCAGGGCCGTCCCTGGGGTGTCGGCGTGCTGGGCTTCGTCCCCCAGCAGCTGCGCGCCGAACAGATGGAGGTGGTCAGGGAGTTCAGGCCACCCTTCGCGCTGATCGCCGGGGGAAGGCCGGATCAGGCCCTGCAGCTTGAAGCCGAGGGCATCGCCACCTACCTCCACGTTCCGACGGCGTCTCTGCTGGAACTCTTCCTGGAGCAGGGGGCGCGCCGCTTCGTGTTCGAAGGCCGGGAATGCGGCGGTCATGTCGGCCCGCTCAGCAGCTTCGTTCTGTGGGAATCAGCCATCGCAGCCCTGCTCGAAGGCCTTCAGCCCGAGCAGGCACACGAGCTGCACATCCTGTTCGCGGGTGGCATCCATGACGCTCGCTCGGCCTCGATGGTGGCCGCCCTTGCGGCACCGCTTGTTCTGCGTGGCGTCAAGGTGGGGGTTCTGCTCGGCACCGCCTATCTGTTCACCCAGGAGTGCGTGAGCAGCGGCGCCATTGCCCAGTCCTTTCAGGATGTGGCTCTGGCCTGCACGGAAACCATCAATCTGGAGACGGGCCCCGGCCACGCAAGCCGCTGTGCGATCACCCCGTTCGCCACCGAGTTCTATGAGACGCAGCGCTCGTTGCGCCGAGAACGGCGTTCGCCGGAGGACATCAAGAACTCTCTGGAGGACCTCACACTCGGGCGCCTCAGGGTCGCATCGAAAGGAGTCGTCCGGCAGGGCGGTGAACTGCAGGCTGTGGCGGGTGAGCGACAACTGCGTGAGGGCATGTACATGCTTGGGCAGGTCGCGACCCTCCGATCGGAGGTGACGACGGTCAGCAGCCTGCATGCCGACATTTCCGGCGGCAGCAGCGAACGACTGGCCCGTGCCGCCAGATGGCTGCCTGCGGAGCTCGGGCCCGAATCCCCACCTCCCCTGGAGGACATCGCCATCATCGGGATCGGCACTCTGCTGCCTGAGGCCCAGGTTCCTGCGGGCTTCTGGCGCAACATCGTCGCCCAGAGCAGTGCCCTGAGGGAGATTCCCGCGAATCGCTGGGACTGGCGTCTTTACTACGACAGTGATCGTGACGCCCGCGACCGAATCTATTCACGTTGGGGTGGCTTCCTTGATGACGTCACCTTCGATCCCATGGATTTCGGCATTCCGCCGAGATCGATGCGTTCCATCGAGCCGATGCAGCTGCTGACCCTTGAAGTCGTGCGGCGAGCCCTCCTCGATGCGGATTGCGGCCCCGACAGCGATTTCGACCGTGAGCACACCAGCGTGATTCTCGGGGCTGGAGGCGGTGTCGGGGATCTTGGGCAGCAATATGCGGTTCGCACCGGTCTGCCACTGGTTGTCGAACAACCCGACCCACGAGCCTGGGAGCGTCTGCCGGAGTGGGACGAGGAATCCTTCCCGGGGCTTCTGCTGAACGTGGCGGCTGGTCGCGTGGCCAACCGCTTTGATCTCGGCGGATCCAATTACATCGTTGATGCCGCCTGTGCCTCATCCCTTGCGGCCCTGAGCCTGGCGGTCAAGGAACTGCAGAGCGGCAGAAGCAATCTGGCGATCGCCGGTGGTGTCGACACCGTTCAGAACCCACTGGCCTACATGTGCTTCAGCAAGACGCAGGCCCTCAGTCCAAGCGGGGTGCCGCGCCCCTTCGACAGCAATGCTGAGGGCATCACGATCGCCGAGGGCCTGGCGGTGGTGGTGTTGAAGCGCCGCCGAGATGCCGAGCGTGATGGCGATCGGATCTACGCGATCATCAAGGCTGTCGAGGGCTCGAGTGACGGCCGCGGACTGGGAATGACCGCGCCCCGATCCGAAGGTCAGCAGCGGGCCGTGCAGAGGGCCTGCGCATGGGCTCAGGTTCCGGCACAGACCCTCGGCCTCTATGAAGCGCATGGGACCGGGACGATGGCCGGCGATCGTGCCGAACTTGAAACGATCAACACGATTCTCAGCGACGCCGGGGCCGCCGCCAACGCCTGTGTCGTGGGATCGGTCAAGGCCCTCATCGGGCACACCAAGGCCACCGCAGGCATCGCCGGTGTGATCAAGGCGGCCCTGTCGCTGTATCACGCGGTGCGTCCCGGTCACGCCGCGGCGCAGTCGCCGCTGGCTCCGCTGCGGGATCCCGGCTCCCCGGTCTGCCTGTTGCCTGAGGCCAGGCCCTGGCTGGATTCAGGCCATCCGAGGCGGGCTGGTGTGAGCGCCTTCGGCTTTGGCGGCACCAACTTCCATGCCGTGCTCGAGGAGTACCGCAACACCGTGCCCGCGCCGGTCGGTGCTGACCTGTGGCCTCAGGAGCTGCTCGTCTGGCGCAGCCGCAGCATCCAGGCCCTGACCACTGCTCTGCATGCCCTCAGCCAGGCTCTGCAGGCGGGAGCCACCCCGAGGCTCTGCGACCTCGCCCACACCTGTGCCGGCCAGTTCGAGGCGGCCGCCGGTGAGGTCACCCTGGCCATCGTGGCGTCCGATCTCCCCGAGCTGCAGGCCAGCCTTGCGGCGGTTCTGGCTCATCTGGATGGCAGCTCCTCCGCCCCGCTGGCGCCCACCATTCAGTTCAACCCCCACACCCCTGCCGCGGCGCCCGGCCTTGCCTTCCTGTTCCCAGGGCAAGGCAGCCAATACCCCGGCATGGCCACCTCCCCCTCCCTGTACTTCCCGGAGTTCCGCCGGGCTCTTGTGCGCGCCGATCGGGAGTTCGAGGGGCAGTTCCCCCAACCGCTGAGCCAGTACATCTTCCCTCCCGGCGCCTATGACCAGGAGGCCTTGGCGGCCCAGAAACAACAGCTCAGCGACACCCGCGTCGCGCAGCCAGCCCTCGGCGCGATCGAACTGGGCTATCTGGCCTTCGTGCGCCGGCTGGGAATCAGCGCGTCGGCCGTCTGCGGGCACAGTTTCGGCGAGTACGCGGCGTTGCATGCCGCCGGTGTGCTGGCGCCGGATGCGTTTCTGCGGCTGTCCTCCGATCGAGGACGCATCATGGCCGCTGCGTCCTCCGCCACTCCTGGTGGGATGGCGGTGATTCAGGCTCCGCCCGAGCTGGTCCTGGAGGTCCTCGCAGGACGAGCCGACGTTGTCATCGCCAACCGCAACGCTCCAGCCCAGACCGTCATCTCCGGTGACCGTGGCCAGATCCAGGATCTGATCGAACAGTTCACGCAGCGCTCCATCCCCGCTTTCCTGCTTCCGGTTTCAGGGGCTTTCCATTCGCCCTTGATGGCCTCGGCTTCCGCCGATCTGGCTGCCGTGATCGCCGAGGCCTCTCTGGCCACGGCGCGGATTCCTGTCTTCAGCAACACGACGTGCGATCCCTACCCCGAGGACATCGAGGCGATCCGTGCGCAACTGGCTCAGCACGTCGTCTCACCCGTGAACTTCGTGGGCCAGATCGAGGCTCTTCATGCCTCAGGCATCACCGTCTTCCTGGAGCTGGGGCCCAGGAACGTCCTCGCCGACCTCACGGATCAGATCCTCTCCGGCCGACCTGCAACGGTGGTGTCACTTGATCGCCGCGCTCCGGGGCTCAGCGGCCTGTTCACCGGCCTGGCCCAGCTGCTCGTCGCCGGTGTGCCGCTCAAGCCGAGCGAGCTGCACCGTGGCCGTGCCGTCCGCAGCCTCAATCTGAACCGGCTGCTGGAGTCCACAGGCCCCCGGCCCCTGCCCGCCACGGCCTGGCTGATCGACGGAGGCAGTGCCCGGCCCCATGCCGAACCTGCCTCCGGACGCACCGGCCTTCGGCCCAAGCTGACCCTTGAGGAGACGCAGGCGGCTCGCGCCGGCACCGGCTCCGGCGCATCAGCACCGGGACCTGGCCTTCCCACCACGCCACCAGCGCTTCAGCCTCCCGGCCCCCTCGTTCCACAGGCCGGGCCCGCGGCCTCACCGCTGATTCCCGAGGAGCGACCACCATCCCCCGCTCCGATCCAGATCACCCTCACCCCTGTCACCCGCAGCACCCTGTCAGCCATGCACCCCTCGAACGGTCTCAGCCAGCCGGGCGCCTCCTCCCTGCCTCCCATCCGCAATCCAGGCGACGTCAGCGCGGTCGGCCTGCCGGCCATGTCGGGCGATGCGCGGCTGGCGGGCCTGCAGAGCCACCAGGAAACGATGCGCCAGTTCCTCGCGTCCCAGGAACGGGTGATGAGTCATTTCCTGGGTGGCACCCCAGCCGCAGTCCCCATCAGCACAGCGCCATCTGCTGTCCCGATCGCGGCTGCGGTCCCGCCGACGCGCCCTGCTCGCGCCGTCGAAGCACGTCCGAGCCCCCCCGTCTTCGCCGCGCCTGCCCCGGTTCACAGCGCTCCCAGGCCGGCCGCGCCTCCGCCCGCCGCTCCATCGGTCGAACCCGTCGTGGCTGCGGCCGCCGCCGTCCCCGTCGCCGCACCGGAGCCTGCGGCACCAGCCGCCGCCGTCAGCGCCACTGCCCCGGAGCTTGACCGCGCCAGGATCGCTCAACTCCTGCTGGAGCTCGTCAGCGACCGCACCGGCTATCCCACGGACATGCTCGGTCTCGACAAGGACATCGAAGCCGACCTCGGCATCGATTCCATCAAGCGCGTCGAGGTGCTGGGCAATCTGCGCAAGAGCCTGCCTGATGTGCTGGCCCCGGTCATGCAGGGCCAGATGGAGACGCTGTCGCGACTGAAGACCCTCGACGGCATCATCGACCGGGTGGTGGAACTCGCCCAGGAGGCCGGCTGCCTGGGAAAGCCTTCAGCGGCAGCCAGTCCATCTGACTGGCTGCCGCGTTTCCAGATGCAGGCGGTGCATGCCCCGAGAGGCCGCGAGGCGGTTCCTCTCAGGGGGGTGTGTCTGCTCACAGAGGATCAGCTCGGTGTCGCCGATCGGCTGGCCGGGAGTCTCGAAACCCGTGGTGCGACGGTCGTTCGGCTGTCTGTGAGCACGCTCGCCGAGCCCTCCATGCTGACCGCCGCTGTTGAAGCGGCGCGCCGGCAGGGGCCCATTGCAGCGGTTGTTCACCTCGCCCCCCTCCAGTTCGACGCTCCCGCCGACCTGGCGGAGTGGACCGCCCAGACACGCCTCGCCAGCGTTGCGCTGTTTCAGTTGCTCCAGCTGTGTGCGGCTGATCTCCAGGCCGTCGAGGGAGCCCGGCTGTTGTCGGTTTCCGGATTCGGGGGGCAGTTCGGCCGTTCGGCCGCTGCGACCCGATGTTCCGCTGCCGCTGGTGGCCAGACCGGTCTGCTCAAGACCCTGGCCCAGGAATGGCCGGATGTCTGCTGCCGGGTCGTGGACTGCGATCCCACGGTCCCGTCGGAGCGGCTCAGTGAGCAGCTTCTCGCTGAGTTGGAGTGTCTCCAGGGTCCCGTCGAGATCGGCCTGCAGGGGGAGGAGCGGTTGGCGTTCCAGACAGTCTCCACCCCCCTCGCAGCCCCGGTTGAAGCGGCAGCGGCCCCCCTCGTGCCCGCCGCCGACTGGGTCGTCCTGGCCACGGGCGGTCACCGCGGCATCACGGCGGAAACATTGAAATCGATCACGGTTCCGGGCATGACCCTGGTGATCGTGGGGCGCACCCCCGAGCCGGGGCCGGAAGCGGCATCCACCGCCGGCCTGAGTGATCGTTCCGATCTGCGGCGAACGCTGCTCGAGCAGGCGCGCTCCCAGGGTGACACTCCATCCCCGGTGGCGATCGAGCGCCAGCTGAACGCCCTGCTCGCAGCACGGGAGATCAGGGCCAACCTTGCCCATTTCCGCCAGACCTGCCACGTCGACTATCGCTCCCTGGACGTCACCGATGGGGCGGCACTGGATGTGCTGATCACCGATCTCCAGGCGCGCTACGGGCGTCTCGATGCCGTGATCCAGGGAGCGGGCGCCATCGCCGACAAACTTTTGGTGGACAAGAATCCCCAGGCCTTCGAGCAGGTTTTTGACACCAAGACCGTCAGTGCCTTTGTGCTGCAGAAGAGCCTGCGGTTTGAGTCCTTGAAGCTGCTGGTGTTCTTCAGCTCAGTCGCGGGTCGCTATGGAAGCCGTGGTCAGTCTGATTATGCGGCTGCCAATGAAATCCTCAATCGGCTGGCGTGGCAACTCCATTGGCAACACCCGGGTACCCGCATCGTGGCCATCAACTGGGGGCCCTGGGATTCGACGGGAATGGCTTCCGAAGAGGTCAAGCGCCAGTTCAGAGAGCGCGGGATCATCCCGATTCCTCTTCCTGAGGGCTGTGATTACTTCCGGCAGGAGCTGCTTTTGGGATCCTTCGATGCGGTTGAAGTGATCGCTGGAGAGGGGCCCTGGTCTTCGATCGACCCGGTGGGTTGCCCTGCCCAGGAGATGCCGCGTCAGCATCAGGGCGAGACGCCACTGCTGCAGGAGGCACCCTCGGTGCAGCCGGACAGCCGCATGGGTGCCGAGTGGCAGCTGGATCCCAGGCAGCCCTTTCTGGCCGATCATCGGATTGACGGAACGCCCGTTCTGGCTGCTGCCGTCGCAGCGGAAGCGCTCGCTGAGTTCGTCCACGCAGCCTGGCCGGAGTATGCCCTGCGTGGCCTGCGCGATGTTCGCGTCCTGAGCGGCGTGACCGTTCCCCCCGAGGGGGTGTCTGTGCGTCTGCTGGCGCGTGCTTCAAGCCACGCCGATCCTATGGATCTTGAAGTGCTTGCTGAAATGATCGACCCGGTGAGCAGGCGCTTCCACTACCGCTCGGTCGTGCATCTGAGTCAACGACCAGCCGCGCCCCCGGCCGACCTCTGGGAGCCCCTGACAGGGACTCGCTGCGATGCCGGGCAGGCCTATCGCGAGTTCCTGTTTCATGGTCCCTGCTATCAACGCATCGTATCCATTGATGCCATTTCTCCTGATGGCATTGATGCCATGTGCTCGGTCAGCTCGCCGGCTGCATTCCTCTCGTCCCTCCAGTCAGGAGCAGAATGGTTGCTGGATCCTGGTCTCATCGATGTCGTGCCGCAGCTCGCCATCGTCTGGGCACGAGCCCTGCATGACACCACTCCACTGCCTTCCCGTATCGGGCAGCTGACTCGGTTCCGGCCCCCTGCTTCAGAGCACCTGCTGGCACAGCTCCGCATCGATCGTTTCGATGGCAGCGGCATCAGCTACCGCGCTCGCCTCAGTGATCGGCAGGGGGTCTGTTTCGAGCTCACTGATTTCGAGGGAAGCTGCAGCCAGGCCCTGAACCGACTTGCCCAGCAACCGGTCGCCGGGCCATCGTGA